In Nitrospira sp., a single genomic region encodes these proteins:
- a CDS encoding ATP-binding protein, whose translation MFRPVPVTARFRRVPLWLMTAAFLTLALVLSSLLLFSLQQDQRLLQDFSRDRSVPAERFVALWESRRDLILVALLIFLAAAGSIGAVTAFVHYDNARRTLEAVKGLARNILQSIPTGILTLNQSGVITAVNPAAEDVLTRSSADLLGHAFESVFAPGDVIRHVLDTALRTQEHVRQRDLPYQGQDRMPRMIRVTTAELTDEDGRSAGIILQAQDVTDWLALEQRVRNAEKLSALHTLSAGVAHELRNPLSAVDLNLHLLEGELARQFGPREQADHYLRILNAECRRMCAILDTFMKFAGSGSLGLREVDVRSVIDYIISLMRFEADERSIRLEHLVEDGLPTVLGDETQISQVLVNVMANSFHAMPKGGRCRVEARRGRGDGRQWVDIAIDDTGSGIKKQDMTRLFEPFYTTKSEGTGLGLAIAYRIMQDHGGTIGVSSEQGRGTTVVLQFPVATKPSHSVTVTP comes from the coding sequence ATGTTTAGACCCGTTCCCGTCACGGCGCGGTTCCGCAGGGTGCCATTGTGGCTGATGACTGCGGCCTTTCTGACCCTCGCGCTGGTGTTGTCCTCCCTGCTACTGTTCAGCCTTCAGCAAGACCAGAGGTTGTTGCAGGATTTCTCCAGAGACCGATCGGTTCCGGCTGAACGCTTTGTTGCGCTGTGGGAATCGCGCCGCGATTTGATTTTGGTGGCGCTGTTGATATTTCTCGCCGCCGCGGGCAGCATTGGCGCCGTCACCGCGTTCGTCCATTACGACAATGCGCGCCGCACGCTGGAGGCGGTCAAAGGGCTGGCCCGCAATATCCTGCAGAGCATTCCAACCGGAATTCTCACGCTGAATCAGAGCGGAGTCATCACCGCCGTGAATCCCGCGGCCGAAGACGTGCTGACACGTTCGTCCGCGGACCTGCTGGGGCATGCCTTCGAGTCTGTTTTTGCGCCGGGAGATGTGATCCGCCATGTGCTGGACACTGCCTTGCGAACGCAAGAGCACGTGCGACAGCGGGATCTGCCGTATCAGGGCCAGGACCGCATGCCGCGGATGATCCGTGTGACGACGGCTGAACTCACCGACGAGGATGGGCGCTCGGCGGGCATTATTCTCCAGGCGCAAGATGTAACGGACTGGCTGGCGTTGGAACAGCGGGTGCGCAACGCCGAAAAATTATCGGCGCTGCACACCCTGTCCGCCGGCGTGGCGCACGAGTTGCGCAATCCCTTGAGCGCCGTGGATCTCAACCTCCACCTCTTGGAAGGCGAGTTGGCCAGACAGTTCGGACCGCGGGAACAGGCGGATCATTATCTTCGGATCTTGAACGCGGAGTGCCGCCGCATGTGCGCCATCCTGGATACCTTCATGAAGTTTGCCGGTTCCGGCTCGCTCGGATTGCGTGAAGTGGATGTGCGATCGGTCATCGACTACATCATCTCGTTGATGCGCTTCGAAGCCGACGAACGGAGTATCCGGTTGGAGCATCTCGTGGAGGATGGATTGCCCACGGTGCTCGGAGATGAGACCCAAATCAGTCAGGTGCTGGTGAACGTGATGGCCAACTCGTTTCATGCTATGCCGAAGGGAGGTCGGTGTCGCGTTGAAGCTCGCCGCGGTCGTGGAGACGGAAGGCAATGGGTCGATATTGCGATCGACGATACCGGCAGTGGTATCAAGAAGCAAGATATGACGCGCCTGTTCGAACCGTTTTACACCACAAAATCCGAGGGGACCGGTCTCGGCCTTGCGATCGCCTACCGGATCATGCAAGACCACGGCGGGACGATTGGGGTGTCGAGTGAACAGGGGCGGGGAACCACCGTTGTGTTGCAGTTTCCAGTGGCAACAAAACCATCGCACTCCGTGACGGTGACGCCATGA
- a CDS encoding tetratricopeptide repeat protein gives MTRSPFRSGSVALCCCLAAVLLLACQDRRADKAYLKGNYEKSAKELESLANLGDARAQYNLGLLYDQGLGVPQSDALALRWYTQAAEHGEPRAQYNLGIMYMNGQGTTPDPVLAYYWFSLAVAQGESKAPAARDYVMGQMSSEQISQGQQMVMTRLQAQTGAHQPRSGSPP, from the coding sequence ATGACACGCTCCCCATTCCGTTCAGGCTCGGTCGCGCTGTGTTGCTGCCTGGCGGCCGTCCTTCTCCTCGCCTGCCAGGACCGTCGCGCCGATAAAGCCTACCTCAAGGGGAATTACGAAAAGAGCGCCAAGGAGCTGGAATCGCTCGCCAATCTCGGTGACGCGCGCGCCCAATACAATCTTGGGCTTTTGTACGACCAGGGTCTAGGAGTTCCTCAGAGCGATGCCCTGGCACTGAGATGGTACACCCAAGCCGCAGAACACGGGGAACCACGCGCTCAATACAACCTCGGCATCATGTATATGAACGGACAAGGGACCACGCCGGATCCGGTTCTGGCCTATTACTGGTTCAGTCTAGCGGTCGCGCAAGGAGAGAGCAAAGCCCCCGCGGCGCGTGACTATGTCATGGGACAGATGAGTTCCGAGCAAATCAGCCAGGGACAGCAGATGGTCATGACCCGCCTCCAGGCACAGACCGGCGCTCACCAACCACGGTCTGGCTCTCCTCCATAA
- a CDS encoding Rieske 2Fe-2S domain-containing protein, with protein MGEFVRVAGTGDVKPGSGMVAEAQGKTIALFNVDGVFHAIDNTCIHRGGPLGEGELEGNVVTCPWHGWQFNVTTGACVNNPSGKVEVYQVKVDGADVKVLL; from the coding sequence ATGGGAGAGTTTGTACGGGTAGCGGGAACCGGGGACGTCAAGCCGGGCAGCGGGATGGTGGCGGAAGCGCAGGGGAAGACTATTGCTCTCTTCAATGTTGACGGGGTGTTTCACGCCATCGACAACACTTGCATTCACCGCGGAGGGCCGCTTGGTGAAGGCGAGCTCGAAGGCAACGTGGTGACCTGTCCCTGGCACGGCTGGCAGTTCAACGTCACCACGGGAGCGTGTGTGAACAATCCGTCAGGGAAGGTTGAGGTCTACCAGGTTAAAGTCGACGGTGCAGATGTGAAAGTGCTGCTCTAG
- a CDS encoding carboxypeptidase regulatory-like domain-containing protein — protein MTHRCILATIMTVTTGLVSPAMASYEAITVQDGGTITGIVTLDGAVPKPKGYNLTTLPDPLYCGRISDGQGWRILQPFDVAPTGEFRDVVVYLDGVGQGKPFEEAGIPQIEAKDCRFLPFTTIVRDEESVTVVNMDPVMHDIQAYETSHLGARVLFNVPLPMNPLHPRNFKDRSEAALYHRHMAGAPMKELVKLSKGRRIFVMQCGFHAYMESWGVAVSNPYFAKTDEQGRFTITGVPAGTYKLVVWHPYVRTVTEQTVTVEPKGTASARFTIPAPTGRLYANEVLDHEYVRYGVTENVKKEIDPMIQKQGH, from the coding sequence ATGACGCATCGATGTATTCTCGCCACGATAATGACGGTCACGACAGGTCTGGTTTCGCCGGCGATGGCCTCGTATGAAGCGATCACGGTACAGGACGGTGGAACCATCACGGGGATCGTGACGCTCGATGGGGCGGTCCCCAAGCCCAAAGGATATAACCTGACGACGCTGCCGGATCCGCTCTATTGCGGACGCATTTCCGACGGACAGGGTTGGCGGATTTTGCAGCCGTTCGACGTCGCGCCGACCGGCGAGTTTCGCGACGTGGTCGTCTATCTGGATGGCGTCGGTCAAGGCAAGCCCTTCGAAGAAGCAGGCATCCCGCAGATCGAAGCGAAAGACTGTCGCTTCCTGCCGTTTACCACGATCGTCCGCGACGAAGAGTCCGTGACCGTCGTCAACATGGACCCGGTGATGCACGATATTCAAGCCTATGAAACGTCGCACCTGGGCGCACGCGTCCTGTTCAATGTGCCGTTGCCGATGAATCCTCTCCACCCACGCAACTTTAAGGATCGCAGTGAGGCCGCCCTCTATCATCGTCACATGGCCGGCGCGCCAATGAAAGAGCTGGTCAAGCTCAGCAAGGGTCGTCGAATCTTCGTGATGCAGTGCGGCTTCCATGCCTACATGGAAAGCTGGGGAGTGGCCGTGAGCAATCCCTATTTTGCCAAGACGGACGAGCAGGGTCGCTTCACCATCACCGGTGTGCCGGCCGGCACGTACAAGCTGGTGGTCTGGCACCCCTACGTCCGAACCGTCACCGAACAAACAGTCACCGTAGAGCCCAAGGGCACCGCCTCGGCGAGATTCACGATACCGGCTCCGACCGGTCGGCTCTATGCCAACGAGGTGCTGGATCACGAGTATGTGCGGTACGGCGTGACTGAGAATGTGAAGAAGGAAATCGATCCGATGATTCAGAAGCAGGGCCACTGA
- a CDS encoding tetratricopeptide repeat protein, with protein MSSEWNHRLTALQQALTLCPTDGSARCELASLLERLNQSEEALVHWKRVLAADPNNLQAREGIARCVIKAGRPLQSPL; from the coding sequence ATGTCCAGCGAATGGAATCATCGACTCACGGCACTGCAGCAGGCCCTGACTCTGTGCCCGACGGATGGGAGCGCGCGTTGCGAACTGGCCTCCTTGCTGGAACGTCTGAATCAGTCTGAGGAGGCACTCGTCCATTGGAAGAGGGTGCTGGCCGCGGACCCCAATAATCTTCAGGCGCGGGAAGGTATCGCCCGCTGTGTGATAAAGGCGGGACGTCCGTTGCAGTCCCCTCTCTGA
- a CDS encoding acyl-CoA desaturase — protein sequence MPDTKWTSPFAYKTFILFCLVAAVTLIGTPLFGFLYGYTLFDWVVFGVLYIVTGMGITVGYHRLISHRSFECHPWVKAVLLIAGGWALQNSALRWCSDHIRHHARTDQEEDPYNAQKGFWHSHCGWLFVNTPHRTENYERQLRKDPMIMWQHRQYHAIVISGLAFPLMLGFVHGGVQGAIGCFMLAGMFRMFMVLNSTFAINSLCHMYGTQPHSNHDSSRDSWLISLVSFGEGYHNYHHTYARDYRNGPKWYNFDPSKWIIYSLSLLGLATNLRRLDPTVFAE from the coding sequence ATGCCCGATACCAAGTGGACTTCGCCGTTTGCGTACAAGACGTTCATCCTGTTTTGCCTGGTAGCCGCAGTGACGTTGATCGGGACGCCGCTGTTCGGTTTTCTCTATGGCTATACGCTCTTTGATTGGGTGGTGTTCGGCGTCTTATACATTGTGACCGGCATGGGCATCACCGTGGGCTACCACCGCCTGATCTCGCATCGCAGCTTCGAATGCCATCCCTGGGTGAAGGCGGTGCTGCTGATCGCCGGAGGTTGGGCCCTGCAGAACTCCGCGTTGCGGTGGTGCTCCGACCATATTCGCCATCACGCTCGCACCGATCAGGAGGAGGATCCGTATAATGCCCAGAAGGGCTTTTGGCACAGCCACTGTGGATGGTTGTTCGTCAACACCCCTCATCGAACCGAAAATTATGAACGCCAATTGCGAAAAGACCCGATGATCATGTGGCAGCACCGTCAGTACCATGCCATCGTGATCTCCGGCCTGGCCTTTCCGCTCATGCTTGGGTTCGTTCACGGAGGTGTTCAGGGCGCGATCGGTTGTTTCATGCTTGCGGGCATGTTCCGCATGTTCATGGTGCTGAATTCGACGTTTGCGATCAATTCGCTCTGTCATATGTATGGAACGCAGCCCCACAGTAATCATGACAGCAGCCGGGATAGCTGGTTGATCTCCTTGGTCAGTTTCGGAGAGGGGTACCACAACTATCATCACACCTATGCACGCGATTATCGCAACGGCCCCAAATGGTACAATTTCGATCCATCGAAGTGGATCATCTACTCCCTGTCTCTCTTGGGACTGGCAACGAATCTTCGTCGGCTCGACCCGACGGTATTTGCCGAATAG
- a CDS encoding Mrp/NBP35 family ATP-binding protein codes for MSDEHTHAAQSSQAKDSLIPGVKHIIAVSSGKGGVGKSTVASNLACALALTGAKVGLLDADIYGPNIPMMMGSTTGPEQKDGKILPVENYGVKLISMAFLVPEEAPLVWRGPIVHQYLQAFFRDVLWGDLDYLLIDLPPGTGDIQLSLSQMVPLAGAVTVTTPQEVALYDVRKGMAMFQKVNVPLLGIIENMSFFVCGHCGERTEIFSHGGGERAAEKLGVPFLGRIPIDPAIRDGGDSGHPIVVAHPESPQAAAFRDIAQQLIGRLGGTAKEGASIDRLLKKIKQPFGNQ; via the coding sequence ATGTCAGATGAACACACCCATGCGGCTCAATCGTCGCAAGCCAAAGACAGTCTCATCCCCGGTGTCAAACACATCATCGCCGTCAGCAGCGGTAAGGGCGGCGTCGGCAAGTCGACGGTTGCATCCAACCTGGCCTGCGCCCTCGCGCTTACCGGGGCAAAGGTCGGCCTGCTCGATGCGGACATTTACGGGCCGAACATTCCGATGATGATGGGAAGCACCACCGGACCCGAACAAAAGGACGGCAAGATCCTGCCGGTCGAGAATTATGGGGTCAAATTGATTTCGATGGCATTTCTCGTTCCGGAGGAAGCGCCGTTGGTCTGGCGTGGGCCGATAGTGCACCAGTATCTGCAGGCGTTCTTTCGAGACGTACTCTGGGGAGATCTGGATTACCTCCTGATCGATCTCCCACCCGGCACCGGAGATATTCAATTATCCTTGTCCCAGATGGTGCCGCTGGCCGGGGCGGTGACGGTGACGACGCCGCAGGAAGTGGCCCTCTACGACGTGCGCAAGGGCATGGCGATGTTTCAGAAGGTCAATGTCCCCTTGTTGGGGATCATCGAGAACATGAGTTTCTTCGTATGCGGTCACTGCGGGGAACGGACGGAAATTTTCTCGCACGGAGGAGGGGAGCGCGCCGCTGAGAAGTTGGGGGTGCCCTTTCTGGGGCGTATTCCGATCGATCCGGCCATTCGTGACGGCGGAGACAGCGGACATCCCATCGTCGTGGCGCATCCGGAGTCGCCGCAGGCCGCCGCGTTCAGAGACATCGCACAGCAGCTCATCGGCCGATTGGGCGGGACGGCGAAAGAGGGCGCGTCGATCGACCGTCTCCTGAAGAAAATCAAGCAACCGTTCGGCAACCAGTGA
- the lipA gene encoding lipoyl synthase produces the protein MDLIPIDRIARPDSTSRLTRRDSASSGDISRPRLPPWFRVEAQTGPDYLDIKQVMERLKLHTICEEARCPNRWECWNARTATFLILGDVCTRRCHYCSVQTGKPLPLDLEEPRRVADAVRALGLRHVVVTSVNRDELADGGAGVFAATIRETRRLNPGCTIEVLIPDFGGDVEAMKELCAERPDLLNHNIETVARLFPAIRPQGKYGRSIGVLRQAKDLGMTTKSGLILGLGETLDEVSQVMHDLRNSGCDILTMGQYLQPTRQHLPVARFYEPALFGALKLEALALGFRHVESGPLVRSSYHAADQARSDLNRETESLK, from the coding sequence ATGGACCTGATCCCTATAGATCGCATCGCCAGACCTGATTCCACATCCAGGTTGACGCGTAGGGACTCGGCTTCCTCGGGAGACATATCGCGGCCTAGGCTGCCCCCCTGGTTCAGGGTGGAGGCGCAGACCGGTCCCGACTATCTCGACATCAAGCAGGTGATGGAGCGGCTCAAGCTGCACACGATCTGCGAAGAGGCCCGTTGTCCGAATAGATGGGAATGTTGGAATGCGCGGACCGCCACGTTTCTGATCCTGGGGGATGTCTGTACCAGACGGTGTCACTACTGTTCGGTGCAGACCGGCAAGCCGTTGCCTCTCGATCTGGAGGAGCCGAGGCGCGTGGCTGACGCGGTACGGGCGCTGGGCCTGCGGCATGTGGTGGTAACGTCCGTGAACCGTGACGAGTTGGCGGATGGGGGCGCAGGTGTGTTTGCGGCGACCATCCGGGAGACGAGGCGACTCAACCCCGGCTGTACGATCGAGGTCTTGATTCCCGACTTCGGGGGCGACGTGGAGGCAATGAAGGAGCTTTGCGCCGAACGGCCTGATCTTCTGAACCACAATATCGAAACGGTCGCCCGGCTCTTTCCAGCCATCAGGCCGCAGGGAAAATATGGGCGGTCGATCGGGGTGCTTCGGCAGGCCAAGGATCTGGGCATGACCACAAAGTCCGGTCTGATCCTGGGCTTGGGAGAAACGCTCGACGAAGTGAGTCAGGTGATGCACGACCTACGAAACAGCGGGTGCGATATTCTGACGATGGGGCAGTATCTGCAGCCGACCAGGCAACACTTGCCGGTAGCTCGATTCTACGAGCCGGCCCTGTTTGGCGCACTGAAGCTGGAAGCATTGGCACTGGGCTTTCGCCATGTGGAATCCGGGCCGCTTGTGCGGAGTTCCTATCACGCGGCCGATCAGGCAAGATCCGATCTCAATAGAGAGACGGAATCGCTCAAGTAA
- the hyfB gene encoding hydrogenase 4 subunit B, whose protein sequence is MAIFLTVMLAVYAAGIVLPLTIPVRPTLQNLLANSLAGVAATLGIVLGATGVVAPDPLTLTWSSSIPLLAFAVRLDALASFFLLTISLVGLAAAIYAVGYLRHLPSRVSPAALGALFNAFLCAMTLVVIADNGFLFLIAWELMSLISYLLVVTDHEDPDVRYAGFLYLIMAHIGTAFIVVMFLLLFQQGNTFSFEAFRHPERVLPTSLQTVVFLAALIGFGTKAGIVPLHVWLPYAHPAAPSHISALMSGVMIKTAIYGILRVSFDFLGGQFPWWWGFLVLVIGAVSAVLGVMYALMEHDLKRLLAYHSVENIGIILLGLGAGMLFHAYGLEDLVALGLLASLYHTVNHALFKALLFLGAGALLSATRTRNMEEYGGLLRRMPWTGACFLVGAVSISALPPTNGFVSEWLVFQTLFQSGQVPSLLMKLMLPLAAAMLALTGALALVCFAKAFGISFLALPRSSHARHAEEVSWTMRIGMIILAATCVLLGLAPMVVVPLLDHVIQPMTGRSIAGQMLALGGWTLIPVDAEFSSLSSPVLAMLIAGSAMMALALTALAGGWREKRYARTWGCGLNLSPRMEYTATAFVQPIKRVFGTIYQPTLKLETELMHESQYFAKSRRFTVRIEPIFETYLYLPVAAIMPALADRLRVIQAGSLHVYLAYIFVTLVLLLLIAL, encoded by the coding sequence ATGGCCATTTTTCTCACAGTCATGCTGGCGGTGTATGCCGCCGGGATTGTTCTTCCGCTCACTATTCCGGTCAGACCGACCCTCCAAAACCTCCTCGCGAACAGCCTTGCAGGTGTCGCCGCTACACTGGGGATCGTCCTCGGCGCCACCGGGGTCGTCGCACCGGATCCGCTGACCCTAACCTGGTCCTCGTCGATACCGCTTCTCGCCTTTGCCGTCCGCCTCGATGCTCTGGCGTCGTTCTTCCTCTTGACCATCTCTCTTGTGGGTCTTGCCGCGGCGATCTATGCCGTCGGGTATCTGCGACATCTGCCCAGCCGTGTGTCACCGGCCGCGCTGGGTGCGCTTTTCAACGCGTTTCTTTGTGCGATGACGCTTGTGGTGATTGCGGACAACGGCTTCTTATTTCTCATCGCCTGGGAGCTGATGTCGTTGATCTCCTACTTGCTCGTGGTCACGGACCACGAAGATCCGGACGTGCGATATGCCGGGTTCCTGTACCTGATCATGGCCCACATCGGAACCGCGTTCATTGTCGTGATGTTCCTTCTGCTGTTCCAACAGGGGAACACGTTCTCCTTCGAAGCATTCCGTCATCCCGAACGGGTGCTGCCGACCTCGCTGCAGACGGTCGTTTTTCTGGCGGCTCTGATCGGATTCGGAACCAAGGCGGGGATCGTGCCTCTGCACGTGTGGTTGCCCTACGCCCATCCCGCCGCCCCGTCGCATATTTCGGCCCTCATGTCCGGAGTGATGATCAAGACGGCGATCTACGGAATCTTGCGGGTGTCGTTCGACTTTCTCGGTGGCCAGTTCCCTTGGTGGTGGGGATTCTTGGTCTTGGTGATCGGCGCAGTCTCAGCCGTTCTCGGAGTGATGTACGCCTTGATGGAGCACGATCTCAAACGACTCCTGGCCTATCACAGTGTGGAAAACATCGGGATTATCCTGCTCGGTCTCGGTGCCGGGATGCTGTTTCACGCCTATGGATTGGAAGACCTGGTAGCACTGGGTTTGTTGGCCAGCCTGTATCATACGGTCAATCACGCTCTGTTCAAAGCCTTACTGTTCCTCGGGGCCGGGGCACTGCTCTCCGCCACCCGGACCCGCAACATGGAAGAATACGGCGGTTTGCTGCGTCGCATGCCCTGGACCGGGGCATGTTTCCTCGTCGGCGCGGTCTCCATTTCGGCGTTACCGCCCACCAACGGATTCGTCAGCGAATGGTTGGTCTTTCAAACGCTCTTTCAGAGCGGTCAGGTCCCCTCGCTCTTAATGAAGCTCATGCTGCCGCTCGCTGCCGCGATGCTCGCATTAACCGGAGCCCTGGCATTGGTTTGCTTCGCGAAGGCGTTCGGCATTTCATTCTTGGCGCTGCCGCGTAGCTCTCATGCCCGACATGCCGAAGAAGTCTCCTGGACCATGAGGATCGGGATGATCATTTTGGCGGCGACCTGTGTGCTGCTCGGACTGGCACCGATGGTCGTCGTGCCGCTACTCGATCATGTGATTCAGCCGATGACCGGCCGTTCGATTGCCGGGCAGATGCTCGCCCTGGGCGGATGGACGCTGATCCCGGTCGATGCCGAGTTTTCCAGCCTCTCGTCACCGGTATTGGCGATGCTCATCGCTGGTTCCGCGATGATGGCTCTTGCACTGACTGCTCTGGCTGGAGGATGGCGCGAGAAGCGGTATGCCAGAACCTGGGGGTGCGGTCTGAATTTGTCACCTCGCATGGAATATACGGCTACGGCCTTCGTCCAACCGATCAAGCGGGTATTCGGGACGATATATCAGCCGACCCTCAAACTCGAAACCGAGTTGATGCACGAATCGCAATACTTCGCCAAGAGCCGGCGTTTCACCGTGCGCATTGAGCCGATTTTCGAAACATACCTGTACCTACCGGTGGCCGCCATCATGCCTGCACTGGCGGACCGGCTCCGGGTGATCCAGGCGGGGAGTCTCCACGTCTACCTGGCCTATATATTCGTCACCCTCGTACTGCTGTTGTTGATTGCGCTGTAA
- a CDS encoding sigma-54 dependent transcriptional regulator — MTNRARILVVDDEINIRSALVTMLSKQGYDVRGVGSGEEALEELTRYGAELAITDLKMPGMGGIEFNRRLKASWPDTEVVVMTAYGSIDTAVEAMRAGAYDYLTKPIDRERFPLAVAKALERRALASENKQLRDRLETRIRFEQMVGESEPMQRLYSLVELVAESGVTVLLTGESGTGKELVARAIHHKSVRADGPFVTLNCGALPENLFESELFGYEKGAFTGATATKVGRFELADGGTLLLDEVGELSLKSQVDFLRVLETKEFRRLGGTKVVKVDARIIAATNRNLEEAVKQGNFREDLYYRLNVVPIRLPPLRERGDDIPLLAERFLREFSAEHHRELKEIPRDTMRLMRLYAWPGNIRQLRNLMERLVITVKEPVIQPEHLPEEIQASQEDRRTMMVTLGTSLKDIEREAIRRTLAEVVNHREKAAKLLGISLRALQYKIKEYGIHE, encoded by the coding sequence ATGACCAATCGGGCGCGTATCCTGGTGGTGGACGACGAGATCAATATTCGGAGCGCGCTCGTGACCATGCTGTCGAAGCAGGGGTACGACGTCCGTGGTGTCGGGTCGGGGGAGGAGGCATTGGAAGAACTGACCCGCTACGGCGCAGAATTGGCCATCACCGATCTCAAAATGCCGGGCATGGGAGGTATCGAGTTCAACCGTCGCCTGAAGGCTTCATGGCCGGACACCGAGGTCGTGGTCATGACCGCTTACGGTTCCATCGATACGGCGGTGGAAGCCATGCGGGCTGGCGCCTATGACTACCTGACGAAGCCCATCGACCGTGAGCGGTTCCCGTTGGCCGTCGCCAAGGCGCTCGAGCGACGAGCCCTGGCCAGCGAGAACAAACAGTTGCGGGACCGCCTCGAAACCAGGATTCGCTTCGAACAGATGGTAGGCGAGAGCGAACCCATGCAGCGCCTGTACAGTCTGGTCGAGCTGGTTGCCGAAAGCGGCGTCACCGTCCTGTTGACAGGGGAGAGCGGCACCGGCAAGGAACTTGTGGCCCGGGCCATCCATCACAAGAGTGTTCGAGCCGACGGGCCGTTCGTGACGTTGAACTGCGGGGCGCTTCCCGAAAATCTCTTCGAAAGCGAGCTTTTTGGCTATGAGAAAGGCGCCTTCACAGGCGCGACGGCGACGAAGGTCGGTCGGTTTGAACTGGCGGATGGCGGCACCCTACTGCTCGACGAAGTGGGGGAGTTGTCGCTGAAGTCCCAGGTCGATTTTCTCCGTGTGCTGGAAACAAAGGAGTTTCGACGGCTGGGCGGGACGAAAGTGGTCAAGGTCGACGCCCGCATTATCGCGGCCACGAACCGGAATCTGGAAGAAGCCGTCAAGCAAGGCAACTTTCGGGAAGATTTGTATTACCGGTTGAACGTCGTTCCGATCCGCTTGCCGCCGCTTCGCGAGCGTGGTGACGACATCCCGCTCCTGGCCGAACGCTTTCTCCGGGAGTTCTCCGCGGAGCACCACCGGGAACTCAAAGAGATCCCCCGGGATACGATGCGGCTGATGCGGCTTTATGCCTGGCCGGGCAACATTCGCCAGTTAAGAAATTTGATGGAACGACTGGTCATCACAGTCAAGGAGCCCGTGATCCAGCCTGAACATCTGCCGGAAGAGATTCAGGCGAGTCAGGAGGATAGGCGCACCATGATGGTGACGCTCGGGACCTCGCTCAAGGACATCGAACGAGAGGCGATCCGCCGAACATTGGCCGAGGTCGTCAATCACCGCGAGAAAGCGGCGAAGCTTCTTGGTATCAGCCTCCGCGCGCTTCAATACAAGATCAAAGAATACGGGATCCACGAGTAG